From the Luteolibacter arcticus genome, one window contains:
- a CDS encoding glucan biosynthesis protein, producing the protein MISARLLIAACLSAMPAMQAAEFSFDLLRAKARDLAAKPYQSKGTDLAAFWANLSYDQHRDIRFKMESGLWWDQGPFSIDFFHPGWTAKKTVSLFEVTGDQSRHLDFDTSLFDYGKNKIPAGTPPPPGYAGWRARTHLNSPDYMDEFLVFLGASYFRSIPKEAPYGLSARGLSINSGLPGVAEEFPDFREFYLEKPAKDAKTLVAHALLEGESVAGAYKFTLTPGVETVMDVEAELTLRRPVQQLGLAPFSSMFWFGENTHPRPYDFRPEVHDSDGFLMELGSGNLHYRPLEHTENQFRHCVFTMESPRSWSLVQRDRSFASYQDVEAAYHNRPSVRVEPVSGFSNGKLHLIEMPTIDETNDNVILVWEPTPGPEVGKPFHFHYRLKWLRDPAPSGLFTVRDTRLGNPVQKPDEVLVAIDFAKPLAPEKKVGDPKWEDISKLKPVVTVNQPGVKIIHVGLSDMSMANVDALPAGLGRSKDVHMPQVLRAFFVLDPGKDARDLDMTCELQDEDGKVVSERWLYYWKKTH; encoded by the coding sequence ATGATCTCTGCCCGCCTCCTGATTGCCGCTTGTTTGTCCGCGATGCCTGCCATGCAGGCGGCGGAGTTTTCCTTCGACCTGCTCCGTGCCAAGGCCCGCGACTTGGCGGCCAAACCCTACCAATCCAAGGGCACCGATCTGGCGGCCTTCTGGGCGAATCTGAGCTACGACCAGCACCGCGACATCCGTTTCAAGATGGAGTCGGGGCTATGGTGGGACCAAGGGCCATTCTCGATCGACTTCTTCCACCCCGGCTGGACCGCGAAGAAGACGGTCTCGCTCTTCGAGGTTACCGGCGACCAGTCACGCCACCTCGACTTCGACACCAGTCTCTTCGACTACGGGAAGAACAAGATCCCGGCCGGCACACCGCCGCCGCCGGGCTATGCCGGTTGGCGGGCGCGGACCCACCTGAACTCGCCGGACTACATGGACGAGTTCCTCGTCTTCCTGGGAGCGAGTTACTTCCGCTCGATCCCGAAGGAGGCCCCCTATGGCCTCTCGGCGCGCGGACTTTCGATCAACAGCGGCCTGCCGGGCGTGGCGGAGGAATTCCCTGACTTCCGCGAGTTCTATCTGGAGAAGCCGGCGAAGGACGCGAAGACGCTGGTCGCCCATGCCTTGCTGGAAGGCGAAAGCGTGGCTGGTGCCTACAAGTTCACCCTGACCCCCGGCGTCGAGACCGTCATGGACGTCGAGGCGGAGCTCACTCTGCGCCGGCCGGTCCAACAACTCGGCCTGGCACCGTTCTCCAGCATGTTCTGGTTCGGTGAGAACACCCACCCCCGCCCTTACGATTTCCGCCCGGAGGTTCACGACAGCGACGGCTTTCTAATGGAACTCGGCAGCGGCAATCTCCACTACCGGCCGCTGGAGCACACCGAGAATCAGTTCCGCCATTGCGTCTTCACGATGGAAAGCCCGCGCTCGTGGTCGCTGGTTCAGCGCGACCGGTCATTCGCATCCTACCAGGATGTGGAAGCCGCCTATCACAACCGGCCGAGCGTGAGGGTCGAGCCGGTGTCCGGCTTTTCGAACGGCAAGCTCCACCTGATCGAAATGCCGACGATCGATGAGACCAATGACAACGTCATCCTCGTGTGGGAGCCGACGCCGGGGCCGGAAGTCGGCAAGCCCTTCCACTTTCACTATCGTCTGAAATGGCTGCGCGACCCCGCGCCATCGGGGCTCTTCACCGTGCGCGACACCCGGCTCGGCAATCCCGTGCAGAAGCCGGATGAAGTGCTGGTGGCGATCGATTTCGCCAAGCCCTTGGCTCCGGAGAAGAAGGTCGGCGATCCCAAGTGGGAAGACATCTCCAAGCTGAAGCCAGTGGTGACCGTGAACCAGCCAGGCGTGAAAATCATCCACGTGGGCCTGAGCGACATGAGCATGGCCAATGTGGACGCGCTGCCTGCCGGGCTGGGCCGCAGCAAGGACGTCCACATGCCGCAGGTGCTGCGAGCGTTCTTCGTGCTCGATCCGGGCAAGGACGCCCGTGACCTCGACATGACCTGCGAGCTGCAGGATGAGGATGGCAAGGTGGTGTCCGAGCGGTGGCTCTATTACTGGAAGAAGACGCACTGA
- a CDS encoding PhzF family phenazine biosynthesis protein, which translates to MSLPYYQVDAFTDRLFAGNPAGVCPLAGWLPDELLQSIAAENNLAETAFILPYSDGGFDLRWFTPTIEMDLCGHATLAAAHVLFRHLGHAGEDVRFQTRSGMLTVSRDKGDLLTLDFPARPATACETPPELIAGLGAQPVTTARARDYLAVFETEEEVRNLQPDMAMLSLLDCLGIIATAPGKDCDFVSRFFAPGAGVPEDPVTGSAHCTLIPYWAERLERTRLQARQLSQRGGELWCEHRGDRVGIGGRAVTYATGFLQVS; encoded by the coding sequence ATGAGCCTGCCCTACTATCAGGTCGATGCCTTCACCGACCGTCTCTTTGCCGGTAATCCTGCCGGTGTGTGCCCGCTCGCCGGTTGGCTGCCGGACGAACTGCTTCAATCCATCGCGGCGGAGAACAACCTCGCCGAGACAGCGTTTATCTTGCCCTACAGCGATGGGGGCTTCGACCTGCGCTGGTTCACCCCGACGATCGAGATGGATCTGTGTGGCCACGCGACGCTCGCCGCCGCGCATGTGCTGTTCAGGCATCTCGGACATGCCGGAGAAGACGTCCGCTTCCAGACGCGGTCGGGGATGCTGACGGTCAGCCGTGACAAGGGCGATCTCCTGACGCTCGACTTTCCGGCCCGGCCCGCCACTGCCTGCGAGACGCCGCCGGAATTGATCGCGGGGCTGGGGGCGCAACCCGTCACGACAGCCAGGGCGCGTGACTACCTCGCCGTCTTTGAGACGGAAGAAGAGGTGAGGAACCTCCAGCCGGATATGGCAATGCTTTCCCTCCTCGATTGCCTGGGCATCATTGCGACCGCTCCCGGGAAGGACTGCGATTTCGTCTCACGTTTCTTCGCTCCCGGCGCCGGGGTGCCTGAAGATCCGGTGACGGGCTCCGCCCATTGTACACTGATCCCATACTGGGCGGAGCGGCTGGAACGAACGAGGCTCCAAGCTCGGCAGCTCTCCCAGCGGGGCGGCGAGCTATGGTGCGAGCATCGCGGCGATCGGGTCGGAATTGGCGGTCGGGCCGTGACCTATGCGACGGGCTTCCTCCAGGTTTCTTGA
- a CDS encoding right-handed parallel beta-helix repeat-containing protein, with protein MHDTFSFLTKLRRSLRVAAAGCLAAPAAGAATYHVNPATGSMSNPGSASQPWSTLEAVFAASKKFAAGDEILLYTGYHGAPNVKGSNTGFVKISAASGATPRLSYLNVSSAARWEISGLDVCPEHAGAGSYADDDPVVEIVKSASYITMRNCLVRGALSTSGWTVENWKSRVDRGVRTEARYTLMENNRIESTSHALNVRRGASFTIFRNNIIKGFTCDGIQALADDSLFEGNTITDAYVADNAHNHDDFFQSWSVGADGYASGEGTISRVTVRGNRFISRTNRDQPHAAKPQGIGLFDGYYEDWIIENNVIATNVGHGIAIYGAIDCKVVNNTVVENPFDAPSSDRPWIKIAPHKDRTTASTGNLIRNNITAKPVDAVSGSSIVDHHVTTTSYSTFFTNFAGFDFSLKSTSPAKDAGSTASAPSIDITGATRVAPYDLGAYELIASGGGTTGPTYTDWLTENSLPTDGSGLGAKTADPNKDGVVNELKFAFGLPVSTRGYGGRLSNGIAVVSNQRYLTLTFITPEPAPSGVTYTVKSGANLESWSSTSVMETSNTVSGGLRTRTYRDTVAIGGGGKRFILLDATAP; from the coding sequence TTGCACGATACTTTCTCTTTCCTCACCAAGCTCCGTCGAAGCCTGCGGGTCGCCGCCGCTGGCTGCCTGGCTGCTCCGGCCGCCGGTGCAGCGACGTACCACGTGAATCCCGCGACCGGCAGCATGTCCAATCCCGGAAGCGCGAGCCAACCATGGAGCACGCTTGAAGCGGTCTTTGCGGCCAGCAAGAAGTTCGCCGCTGGCGATGAGATCTTGCTGTACACCGGCTACCATGGCGCGCCGAATGTAAAAGGGAGCAACACGGGTTTTGTGAAGATCAGCGCGGCATCGGGAGCCACGCCGCGACTCAGTTATTTGAACGTCAGTTCCGCCGCCCGCTGGGAGATCTCCGGCTTGGACGTCTGCCCGGAGCACGCAGGGGCTGGCAGCTACGCCGATGACGACCCGGTGGTCGAGATCGTCAAGTCGGCGAGCTACATCACGATGCGCAATTGCTTGGTTCGCGGAGCGCTGAGCACCTCCGGGTGGACGGTCGAGAATTGGAAAAGCAGGGTTGACCGGGGTGTCCGCACGGAAGCGCGATACACCCTGATGGAGAACAACCGCATCGAGTCCACCAGCCATGCGCTGAATGTACGGCGGGGTGCATCATTCACCATCTTCAGAAATAACATCATCAAGGGCTTCACCTGTGACGGCATCCAAGCTCTGGCAGACGACAGCCTCTTCGAAGGCAATACGATCACCGACGCCTACGTGGCCGACAACGCCCACAACCACGACGATTTCTTCCAGAGCTGGTCAGTCGGCGCGGACGGCTACGCCTCGGGTGAAGGCACGATCTCTCGTGTCACGGTGCGGGGAAACCGGTTCATCAGCCGCACGAATCGCGACCAGCCTCACGCCGCGAAGCCGCAAGGCATCGGCCTGTTCGATGGATACTACGAAGACTGGATCATCGAGAATAACGTCATCGCCACCAATGTCGGCCACGGGATTGCTATCTATGGTGCCATCGACTGCAAGGTGGTGAATAACACTGTGGTCGAGAATCCCTTCGATGCCCCAAGTTCCGATCGCCCGTGGATCAAGATCGCTCCTCACAAGGACCGCACGACGGCCTCCACAGGCAACTTGATCCGCAACAACATCACAGCCAAGCCGGTCGATGCGGTCAGCGGCAGTTCCATCGTCGACCATCACGTCACCACCACCTCCTATTCGACCTTCTTCACCAATTTCGCCGGGTTCGATTTCTCGCTGAAATCCACATCGCCGGCCAAGGATGCGGGCAGCACCGCCAGTGCTCCATCGATCGACATCACCGGTGCCACCCGCGTCGCCCCCTATGATCTCGGGGCCTATGAGCTCATTGCTTCCGGCGGTGGCACGACTGGCCCCACCTACACGGATTGGCTGACGGAGAACAGCCTGCCGACGGATGGCTCCGGTTTGGGGGCGAAAACCGCCGATCCTAACAAGGATGGCGTGGTCAACGAATTGAAGTTCGCTTTCGGCCTCCCGGTCTCGACCCGCGGCTACGGCGGCCGTCTGTCCAACGGCATCGCCGTTGTTTCCAATCAGCGATATCTCACTCTCACCTTCATCACTCCAGAGCCGGCACCGTCAGGCGTCACGTATACGGTGAAATCCGGAGCCAACCTGGAGTCATGGTCGTCCACCAGCGTGATGGAAACGTCGAATACCGTTTCCGGTGGGCTGCGCACCCGGACCTATCGCGATACGGTGGCCATCGGAGGTGGGGGAAAACGATTCATTCTCCTTGATGCGACCGCCCCGTGA
- a CDS encoding class I SAM-dependent methyltransferase — protein MSPQNSEQRFSNRVENYIRYRPSYPAELIALLEQEARLSPQSMLADIGSGTGISAELFLKAGYRVNGVEPNQAMREASERLLAGYTGFRSVNGSAQATTLESGSMDLVFAAQAFHWFDTPEARAEFRRILKQSGKIALIWNERHLDSTPFLRDYESLLRRFGTDYAAIRHENIGVDSLKRLFPDGYTTHAFPNSQSFDFEGLRGRLLSSSYAPAPGHPDHEPMLDELRRLFDEHAQGGKVSIDYDARVHLGS, from the coding sequence ATGAGCCCGCAGAACTCCGAGCAACGGTTCTCCAACCGGGTGGAAAACTACATCCGCTATCGGCCCAGCTATCCGGCGGAGCTGATCGCGTTGTTAGAGCAGGAGGCGCGACTCTCGCCGCAGAGCATGCTCGCCGATATCGGATCGGGCACCGGCATTTCCGCCGAGCTATTCTTGAAAGCCGGCTATCGTGTCAACGGCGTGGAGCCGAACCAAGCGATGCGGGAAGCGTCGGAACGTTTGCTCGCCGGCTATACCGGGTTTCGCAGCGTGAATGGCAGTGCTCAGGCCACGACGTTGGAAAGTGGAAGCATGGACTTGGTCTTCGCTGCCCAGGCCTTTCACTGGTTCGACACGCCGGAGGCTCGGGCGGAATTCCGCCGCATCCTCAAGCAGAGCGGCAAGATCGCGCTGATCTGGAATGAGCGGCATCTGGATAGCACCCCGTTCCTGCGGGACTACGAGTCGCTGCTCCGGCGCTTCGGTACCGACTACGCCGCGATCCGCCACGAGAACATCGGAGTGGATTCGCTGAAACGTCTTTTTCCTGACGGCTACACCACCCACGCCTTTCCCAACTCACAGTCATTCGACTTCGAAGGGCTCAGAGGTCGGCTGCTGTCATCCTCATACGCTCCTGCGCCGGGGCATCCTGATCACGAGCCGATGCTGGATGAACTACGCCGCCTCTTCGATGAGCACGCGCAAGGCGGCAAGGTCTCGATTGACTACGATGCGCGGGTGCATCTCGGCAGCTGA
- a CDS encoding nucleotide excision repair endonuclease: MKRGQGNRGGQQILFRLEDPLTARFGSTFFTGLPTNPGVYFFTGEADRLLYIGQSANLRARIGSYRHVAQGRHPRRSLRLVAGIRRIEWELCESPVHAIARERELLLERRPPFNRAGVWIGPPWWLAGETVTGVLRLQLTREPQGIGPLPPSFRYLLGPLLRGVQRVLVPELPLHAYPHGLTRSTVPLSLSIPSPDPESAWQLITGFATGETEPLLALLEQVPATESPALAEFWQEERERLEAYTPKFTPPNRMAERIADAPLGRTTAIERLI, from the coding sequence ATGAAGCGTGGGCAAGGCAATCGCGGTGGGCAACAGATCCTCTTCCGTCTTGAGGATCCGCTCACGGCTCGTTTCGGCTCCACCTTCTTCACCGGCCTGCCGACGAATCCCGGCGTCTATTTCTTCACCGGTGAAGCGGACCGGTTGCTCTACATCGGCCAATCAGCAAACCTGCGGGCGCGGATCGGCAGCTACCGGCACGTGGCCCAGGGCCGACATCCGCGGCGGTCGCTGCGGCTCGTAGCAGGCATTCGCCGGATTGAATGGGAACTTTGCGAATCCCCCGTCCATGCCATCGCGCGGGAGCGGGAGCTCTTGTTGGAACGCCGGCCTCCTTTCAATCGGGCAGGCGTGTGGATTGGCCCACCGTGGTGGTTGGCGGGCGAGACCGTCACCGGGGTGCTTCGGCTGCAGTTGACCCGGGAGCCGCAGGGGATCGGGCCGCTGCCCCCGTCCTTCCGCTACCTGCTCGGCCCCCTGCTTCGCGGAGTTCAGCGAGTCTTGGTGCCCGAGTTGCCATTGCACGCCTATCCACACGGGCTGACGCGATCCACGGTGCCGCTTTCCCTGAGTATCCCCTCGCCCGATCCGGAATCGGCGTGGCAGCTCATCACCGGATTTGCCACCGGGGAGACTGAACCCTTACTGGCGCTGTTGGAACAGGTGCCCGCAACCGAGTCTCCGGCGTTGGCTGAGTTCTGGCAGGAGGAACGCGAGCGCCTTGAGGCTTACACGCCCAAGTTCACCCCGCCGAATCGCATGGCAGAGAGGATTGCCGACGCTCCATTGGGAAGGACTACCGCAATTGAGCGCCTGATCTAG
- a CDS encoding RluA family pseudouridine synthase, with the protein MRPPRERSIAAVLPLSILYQDDALVAIDKPAGMIVHPGRDVEGPEWVAMKRVRDLLGCQVHTVHRLDRPTSGVLLFALDLVTCARVQQFFEKRQVEKTYLAVVEGITPERWTCETPLQRIPGEPTQSARTTFERLAVVPAGSFARLPELSLSLLRVLPHTGRYHQIRRHLLEAGHPIVGDFRYAGADRSMEIGESLGTGTRMLLQAKSLRLPHHRSGEPMEISAPADADFLRCFPAL; encoded by the coding sequence ATGCGACCGCCCCGTGAGCGGTCAATCGCCGCGGTGCTACCGCTTTCCATTCTCTATCAAGACGACGCGCTCGTCGCCATCGACAAGCCTGCCGGGATGATCGTCCATCCCGGCCGCGATGTCGAAGGGCCGGAGTGGGTGGCGATGAAGCGCGTGCGAGACTTGCTGGGGTGTCAGGTTCATACGGTTCACCGGCTTGATCGTCCCACTTCCGGCGTGCTGCTGTTCGCGCTCGATCTGGTGACCTGCGCCCGGGTCCAGCAGTTCTTCGAAAAGCGCCAGGTGGAGAAGACCTACCTGGCCGTAGTTGAGGGAATTACGCCAGAGCGATGGACGTGTGAAACGCCGCTGCAGCGCATCCCCGGAGAGCCGACCCAGTCAGCTCGCACGACCTTTGAACGTCTTGCCGTCGTCCCGGCCGGTAGCTTCGCACGACTTCCGGAGCTATCGCTTTCCCTGCTCAGGGTGCTGCCGCATACCGGGCGCTATCATCAGATCCGGCGGCATTTGTTAGAGGCGGGGCATCCCATCGTTGGCGACTTCCGCTATGCCGGTGCGGACCGCAGCATGGAGATCGGGGAGTCGCTTGGCACCGGGACAAGGATGCTTCTCCAAGCCAAGTCGCTGCGTCTCCCACATCATCGCAGTGGCGAGCCGATGGAGATTTCGGCACCGGCCGATGCGGATTTCCTCCGCTGCTTTCCGGCGCTGTAG